Proteins encoded in a region of the Streptomyces sp. NBC_00513 genome:
- a CDS encoding bifunctional [glutamine synthetase] adenylyltransferase/[glutamine synthetase]-adenylyl-L-tyrosine phosphorylase, giving the protein MTVPGRRSSTFIRLLRSGFTDPSGAARLLDADALSAVRADPVLLDALGATADPDLALLGLVRLAEAQRPEELRVLLDTLVSAKPLRDRLLGVLGASEALGDHLARHPQDWQALVTYEAADLHPGLAEFERGLADAHDPVQLRVSYRRCLLSIAARDVCGTTDVQQVAAELADLATATLRAALRIASAAAPEDAARCRLAVIAMGKCGGNELNYVSDVDVIFVGDSPDGEDEGRAVQAATRLASHLMRICSETTVEGTIWPVDANLRPEGRNGPLVRTLASHLAYYQRWAKTWEFQALLKARAVAGDETLGAEYIEAISPLVWQAAERENFVPDVQKMRRRVVDNIPAAQVDRELKLGPGGLRDVEFAVQLLQLVHGRTDATLHSGTTLDALHALAAGGYVGRADAAQLHDAYRFLRAMEHRIQLYRLRRTHLVPEDENDLRRLGRSMGLRTEPVAELNKAWRRHASVVRRLHEKIFYRPLLDAVAQLAPGEARLSPRAAGQRLEALGYADPAAALRHLEALASGVSRKAAIQRTLLPVMLGWFADSADPDAGLLNFRKVSDALGKTPWYLRLLRDEGAAAENLARVLSAGRLAPDLLMRAPEAVALLGDPEGLQPRTHEALEQEVLAAVNRAENAEAAVAAARGVRRRELFRTTAGDIIGSYGTEDNPAEEDHGALVDRVGSAVSDLTAATIAGALRAAVREQWGDTLPTRFAVIGVGRFGGHELAYGSDADVLFVHEPREGVDEQDAAKAAQAVVSEMRRLLQLPSADPPLLIDADLRPEGRSGPLVRTLPSYAAYYRRWSLTWESQALLRAATVAGDQELGSRFIDLIDPLRYPVEGLGDDAVREIRRLKARMESERLPRGADPTLHTKLGRGGLSDVEWTVQLMQMRHAWAEPGLRTTRTREALAASHAAGLIPTEEAQILDEAWVLATRVRNAVMLVRGRAGDTFPSEARELAAVGRYLGYAEGTAGDMLEDYRRITRRARAVVDELFYGS; this is encoded by the coding sequence ATGACAGTCCCGGGACGCAGGAGCAGCACCTTCATCCGGCTGCTTCGCAGCGGGTTCACCGACCCCTCGGGCGCCGCCCGACTCCTCGACGCGGACGCCCTGTCGGCCGTACGGGCCGACCCCGTGCTCCTCGACGCCCTCGGCGCCACCGCCGACCCCGACCTCGCCCTCCTCGGGCTCGTCCGGCTCGCGGAGGCGCAACGGCCCGAGGAACTCCGTGTGCTCCTCGACACGCTCGTCAGCGCCAAACCGCTGCGCGACCGACTGCTCGGCGTACTCGGGGCCTCCGAGGCCCTCGGCGACCACCTCGCCCGCCACCCCCAGGACTGGCAGGCCCTGGTCACCTACGAGGCCGCCGACCTGCACCCGGGACTCGCCGAGTTCGAGCGGGGGCTCGCCGACGCCCACGACCCCGTGCAACTGCGCGTCTCCTACCGCCGCTGCCTGCTCTCCATCGCCGCCCGCGACGTCTGCGGCACCACCGACGTCCAGCAGGTCGCCGCCGAACTCGCCGACCTCGCCACCGCCACCCTGCGCGCGGCCCTGCGCATCGCCTCCGCCGCCGCCCCCGAGGACGCGGCCCGGTGCAGACTCGCCGTCATCGCGATGGGCAAGTGCGGAGGCAACGAACTCAACTACGTGTCCGACGTGGACGTGATCTTCGTCGGGGACAGTCCCGACGGCGAGGACGAGGGCCGGGCCGTCCAGGCCGCCACCCGCCTCGCCTCCCACCTCATGCGGATCTGCTCCGAGACCACCGTCGAGGGCACCATCTGGCCCGTCGACGCGAACCTCCGCCCCGAGGGCAGAAACGGTCCGCTGGTCCGCACCCTCGCCTCCCACCTCGCCTACTACCAGCGCTGGGCCAAGACCTGGGAGTTCCAGGCCCTCCTCAAGGCCCGGGCCGTCGCCGGCGACGAAACCCTCGGCGCCGAGTACATCGAAGCCATAAGCCCCCTAGTCTGGCAGGCCGCCGAACGCGAGAACTTCGTACCCGACGTCCAGAAGATGCGCCGCCGCGTCGTCGACAACATCCCCGCCGCCCAGGTGGACCGGGAACTCAAACTCGGCCCCGGCGGCCTGCGCGACGTCGAGTTCGCCGTGCAACTGCTGCAACTCGTCCACGGACGCACCGACGCCACCCTGCACTCCGGCACCACCCTCGACGCCCTGCACGCCCTCGCCGCCGGCGGCTACGTCGGCCGGGCCGACGCCGCCCAGCTCCACGACGCGTACCGCTTCCTGCGCGCCATGGAACACCGCATCCAGCTCTACCGGCTGCGCCGCACCCACCTCGTCCCCGAGGACGAGAACGACCTGCGCCGCCTCGGCCGCTCCATGGGCCTGCGCACCGAACCCGTCGCCGAACTCAACAAGGCCTGGCGCCGGCACGCCTCCGTGGTCCGCCGCCTGCACGAGAAGATCTTCTACCGGCCGCTCCTCGACGCCGTCGCCCAACTCGCACCCGGCGAGGCCCGGCTCTCCCCGCGCGCCGCCGGCCAGCGCCTCGAAGCCCTCGGCTACGCCGACCCCGCCGCCGCCCTGCGCCACCTCGAAGCCCTCGCCTCCGGAGTCAGCCGCAAGGCCGCCATCCAACGCACCCTGCTCCCCGTCATGCTCGGCTGGTTCGCCGACTCCGCCGACCCCGACGCGGGCCTGCTGAACTTCCGCAAGGTCTCCGACGCCCTCGGCAAAACCCCCTGGTACCTGCGCCTGCTCCGCGACGAGGGCGCCGCCGCCGAGAACCTCGCCCGCGTCCTGTCCGCCGGCCGGCTCGCCCCCGACCTGCTGATGCGCGCCCCCGAGGCCGTCGCCCTGCTCGGCGACCCCGAAGGCCTCCAGCCCCGTACCCACGAGGCCCTGGAACAGGAGGTACTGGCCGCCGTCAACCGCGCCGAGAACGCCGAAGCCGCCGTCGCCGCGGCGCGCGGCGTGCGCCGCCGCGAACTGTTCCGCACCACCGCCGGCGACATCATCGGCTCCTACGGCACCGAGGACAACCCGGCGGAAGAGGACCACGGGGCCCTCGTCGACCGGGTCGGCTCCGCCGTCTCCGACCTCACCGCCGCCACCATCGCCGGCGCCCTGCGCGCCGCCGTGCGCGAGCAGTGGGGCGACACCCTGCCCACCCGGTTCGCCGTGATCGGCGTCGGCCGCTTCGGCGGCCACGAACTCGCCTACGGCTCCGACGCCGACGTCCTGTTCGTCCACGAACCCCGCGAGGGCGTCGACGAACAGGACGCCGCGAAGGCCGCCCAGGCCGTCGTCTCCGAGATGCGCAGACTCCTCCAGCTGCCGTCCGCCGACCCGCCCCTGCTCATCGACGCCGACCTGCGCCCCGAAGGCCGCTCCGGTCCACTGGTGCGCACCCTGCCCTCGTACGCCGCCTACTACCGCCGCTGGTCCCTGACCTGGGAGTCCCAGGCCCTGCTGCGGGCCGCGACGGTCGCCGGCGACCAGGAGCTCGGCTCGCGCTTCATCGACCTGATCGACCCCCTGCGCTACCCCGTGGAGGGCCTCGGCGACGACGCCGTACGGGAGATCCGCCGACTCAAGGCCCGCATGGAGTCCGAGCGGCTGCCGCGCGGCGCCGACCCCACCCTGCACACCAAACTCGGCCGGGGCGGCCTCAGCGACGTCGAGTGGACCGTCCAACTGATGCAGATGCGGCACGCCTGGGCCGAACCGGGCCTGCGCACCACCCGCACCCGCGAAGCCCTCGCCGCCTCCCACGCGGCCGGGCTGATCCCCACCGAGGAGGCGCAGATCCTCGACGAGGCATGGGTGCTCGCCACCCGGGTCCGCAACGCCGTGATGCTGGTCCGCGGCCGGGCGGGGGACACCTTCCCGTCCGAGGCGCGCGAACTGGCCGCCGTCGGCCGCTACCTCGGCTACGCCGAGGGCACCGCCGGCGACATGCTGGAGGACTACCGCCGCATCACCCGCCGCGCCCGCGCGGTGGTGGACGAACTCTTCTACGGCTCCTGA
- a CDS encoding PIG-L family deacetylase, giving the protein MRTTRRRLLLAALLPVLTIGATGALAMATDQQTSAEAGQATTPLVLTSTTAGSVVQIAAHPDDDLFFMNPDLSRSMLAGTPLTTVYLTSGEADGRNQALGGAAKDPAQPADRDHYSEARQNGIRGAYAQMATGDRTSPWKRTVIPTAGGGHAELDVLVAMPRVNLVWIQMREARHGSNENPLSLHGLWNGKIPALGPQLASGSPVKQAYTYTKSQLIQTMVGVLERYKPTTIRTLDPTPGRNERTGRYTDHQDHMYAARFAQAATTAYALQVTDRPHFSVQSYLGYLNGSLPHVLDPQTVDTKVGYLKTYAWQDMQNYCGSPSGCGDRKVAGSPYGSNWAQSMRYARADTTSWMVEGTPGTVYAFAPLDGRMAVWTRDAAGAWTGPVLLPGTGIDPGASTARLPDGRVAVFGTRTVLGPAPADYRREIVYAVQSAPGGPFGDWRSLGTPETNDESGTSAISSPTASFDADGRLTVYVRDARHTLRSRTEQPSGTFTAWQRLGGQDLQGDPVIAVDSEGRRHVYASTRRTVLGWIQPAPGAPLRGPFPTNLPPTTIPLTAAPEGEGVRLYFRRPDSGVVRSALVTAGPDKPTVSSITEAGGRAGYGAVGVAGRVLTGRADTGTISTTTLGGPPAWKESKMLFAGAPSGYVDASGGATTAVVGLDAELHVTTTPADGIVRPLWHPAVPRTP; this is encoded by the coding sequence ATGCGGACGACCCGTCGCCGATTGCTCCTCGCCGCGCTGCTCCCCGTGCTGACCATCGGCGCCACGGGCGCGCTGGCCATGGCCACCGACCAGCAGACCTCCGCCGAGGCCGGCCAGGCGACGACGCCACTCGTCCTCACGAGCACCACGGCCGGTTCGGTCGTCCAGATAGCCGCCCACCCCGACGACGACCTGTTCTTCATGAACCCGGACCTCAGCCGGTCCATGCTCGCCGGTACCCCGCTCACCACCGTCTACCTCACCTCCGGCGAGGCCGACGGACGCAACCAGGCGCTCGGCGGCGCCGCCAAGGACCCCGCGCAGCCCGCCGACCGCGACCACTACTCCGAGGCCCGACAGAACGGCATACGCGGCGCGTACGCGCAGATGGCCACCGGGGACCGCACGAGCCCGTGGAAGCGCACGGTCATCCCCACCGCCGGCGGCGGTCACGCCGAGCTCGACGTCCTCGTCGCCATGCCCCGGGTCAACCTGGTCTGGATACAGATGCGCGAGGCCCGCCACGGGTCGAACGAGAACCCGCTCAGCCTGCACGGCCTGTGGAACGGGAAGATACCCGCGCTCGGCCCCCAACTGGCCTCCGGCAGCCCGGTCAAGCAGGCCTACACGTACACCAAGAGCCAGCTCATACAGACGATGGTCGGGGTACTGGAGCGGTACAAGCCGACGACGATACGCACGCTGGACCCGACCCCGGGCCGCAACGAGCGGACCGGCCGCTACACCGACCACCAGGACCACATGTACGCCGCCCGGTTCGCGCAGGCCGCGACCACCGCGTACGCCCTCCAGGTGACCGACCGCCCGCACTTCTCGGTGCAGAGCTACCTCGGATACCTCAACGGCAGCCTCCCCCACGTCCTCGACCCCCAGACGGTCGACACCAAGGTCGGCTACCTGAAGACGTACGCCTGGCAGGACATGCAGAACTACTGCGGCAGCCCCTCGGGCTGCGGCGACCGCAAGGTGGCGGGCAGCCCCTACGGCTCCAACTGGGCCCAGTCCATGCGCTACGCCCGCGCCGACACCACCTCCTGGATGGTCGAGGGCACGCCCGGCACCGTGTACGCCTTCGCCCCGCTCGACGGCCGGATGGCCGTCTGGACCCGCGACGCCGCCGGCGCCTGGACCGGCCCCGTGCTCCTCCCCGGCACCGGCATCGACCCGGGAGCGAGCACCGCCCGACTCCCCGACGGCCGCGTCGCCGTCTTCGGCACCCGCACCGTCCTCGGCCCCGCCCCCGCTGACTACCGGCGCGAGATCGTGTACGCCGTCCAGTCCGCGCCCGGCGGCCCGTTCGGGGACTGGCGCTCGCTCGGCACCCCCGAGACGAACGACGAGTCCGGCACCTCGGCGATCAGCTCGCCCACGGCGAGCTTCGACGCGGACGGCCGACTGACCGTGTACGTCCGTGACGCGCGCCACACCCTGCGGTCCCGTACCGAACAGCCGTCCGGCACCTTCACCGCCTGGCAGCGACTCGGCGGCCAGGACCTCCAGGGCGACCCGGTCATCGCGGTGGACTCGGAAGGGCGCCGCCACGTGTACGCGTCGACCCGGCGCACCGTCCTGGGGTGGATCCAGCCCGCCCCGGGCGCGCCGCTGCGCGGACCCTTCCCGACGAACCTCCCCCCGACCACGATCCCCCTCACCGCGGCCCCCGAAGGCGAGGGCGTACGCCTCTACTTCCGCCGCCCCGACTCGGGCGTGGTGCGCAGCGCCCTGGTCACGGCTGGCCCCGACAAGCCGACGGTGTCCAGCATCACCGAGGCGGGCGGCCGGGCCGGTTACGGTGCGGTCGGCGTCGCCGGCCGGGTCCTGACGGGCCGCGCGGACACCGGCACGATCAGCACGACCACCCTGGGCGGGCCGCCGGCGTGGAAGGAGTCCAAGATGCTCTTCGCGGGCGCCCCTTCGGGCTACGTCGACGCGTCGGGCGGCGCGACGACGGCGGTCGTCGGCCTGGACGCCGAACTCCACGTCACCACCACCCCGGCCGACGGCATCGTCCGCCCGCTCTGGCACCCGGCGGTCCCCCGGACCCCGTGA
- a CDS encoding histone deacetylase — protein sequence MHMDRLGAYLAGGRPPGATRTYPGCRDHRAPERSIAVELPGCLYFATESPVWTGGRGFHDPTAPGRTRARAHLVTVGQLSDIAAQEMYGTPGVDLDLEPVLRAGRHAVGAGRYETLICPGAVEGIPVLTFTAPWALADVEPVPPSAAYLRYLAGGLLESGPWRERDIADYLAACPGAAGHWTPARILELLTAGR from the coding sequence ATGCACATGGATCGGCTCGGCGCCTACCTCGCCGGGGGCCGGCCTCCCGGGGCCACGCGGACCTATCCGGGCTGTCGGGACCATCGGGCCCCGGAACGGTCCATCGCGGTGGAACTCCCCGGGTGCCTGTACTTCGCGACCGAGTCCCCGGTGTGGACGGGCGGGCGGGGCTTCCACGATCCGACGGCGCCCGGCCGGACACGGGCCCGCGCGCACCTGGTCACGGTGGGCCAACTGTCCGACATCGCGGCCCAGGAGATGTACGGGACGCCCGGAGTCGACCTGGACCTGGAGCCGGTGCTGCGTGCCGGGCGGCACGCGGTGGGGGCCGGGCGGTACGAGACGCTGATCTGTCCCGGCGCCGTCGAGGGGATCCCCGTCCTGACGTTCACCGCGCCGTGGGCCCTCGCCGACGTCGAACCCGTGCCGCCGTCGGCCGCCTACCTGCGGTACCTGGCCGGCGGGCTCCTGGAATCGGGGCCGTGGCGGGAGCGGGACATCGCCGACTACCTCGCGGCCTGTCCGGGGGCGGCCGGCCACTGGACCCCGGCGCGGATCCTGGAATTGCTGACTGCCGGCCGCTGA
- the glnA gene encoding type I glutamate--ammonia ligase, with translation MDKQQEFVLRTLEERDIRFVRLWFTDVLGFLKSVAVAPAELEQAFDEGIGFDGSAIEGFARVYESDMIAKPDPSTFQILPWRAEAPGTARMFCDILMPDGSPSYADPRYVLKRILNKTSDLGFTFYTHPEIEFFLLKDKPLDGTRPVPADNSGYFDHTPQNVGMDFRRQAITMLESMGISVEFSHHEGAPGQQEIDLRYADALSTADNIMTFRLVMKQVALEQGVQATFMPKPFSEYPGSGMHTHLSLFEGDRNAFYESGAEYQLSKVGRSFIAGLLRHAAETAAVTNQWVNSYKRIWGGSSRTAGSGGEAPSYICWGHNNRSALIRVPMYKPGKTGSSRVEVRSIDSGANPYLTYAVLLAAGLKGIEEGYELPAGADDDVWALSDAERRAMGIEPLPQNLGEAISLMERSELVAETLGEHVFDFFLRNKKQEWEEYRSEVTAFELRKMMPVL, from the coding sequence ATGGACAAGCAGCAGGAATTCGTCCTCCGGACGCTCGAGGAGCGCGACATCCGCTTCGTGCGCCTGTGGTTCACCGACGTACTGGGCTTCCTCAAGTCCGTCGCGGTCGCGCCGGCGGAACTGGAGCAGGCCTTCGACGAGGGCATCGGCTTCGACGGCTCCGCGATCGAGGGCTTCGCCCGGGTCTACGAGTCCGACATGATCGCCAAGCCGGACCCGAGCACGTTCCAGATACTGCCGTGGCGCGCCGAGGCACCCGGCACCGCGAGGATGTTCTGCGACATCCTCATGCCGGACGGGTCCCCGTCGTACGCCGACCCCCGCTACGTCCTCAAGCGCATCCTGAACAAGACCTCCGACCTGGGCTTCACCTTCTACACCCACCCCGAGATCGAGTTCTTCCTGCTGAAGGACAAGCCGCTGGACGGCACCCGCCCCGTCCCCGCGGACAACTCCGGCTACTTCGACCACACCCCGCAGAACGTCGGCATGGACTTCCGCCGGCAGGCCATCACCATGCTCGAATCGATGGGCATCTCCGTCGAGTTCAGCCACCACGAGGGCGCCCCCGGCCAGCAGGAGATCGACCTCCGCTACGCCGACGCGCTCTCCACGGCCGACAACATCATGACGTTCCGCCTGGTCATGAAGCAGGTCGCACTGGAGCAGGGCGTCCAGGCCACCTTCATGCCCAAGCCCTTCTCGGAGTACCCGGGCTCGGGCATGCACACCCACCTCTCCCTCTTCGAGGGCGACCGCAACGCCTTCTACGAGTCGGGCGCCGAGTACCAACTCTCCAAGGTCGGCCGCTCCTTCATCGCGGGCCTGCTGCGCCACGCGGCCGAGACCGCCGCCGTCACCAACCAGTGGGTCAACTCCTACAAGCGCATCTGGGGCGGCTCCTCCCGCACCGCCGGCTCGGGCGGCGAGGCCCCCTCGTACATCTGCTGGGGCCACAACAACCGCTCCGCCCTGATCCGCGTCCCGATGTACAAGCCGGGCAAGACGGGCTCCTCGCGCGTCGAGGTCCGTTCGATCGACTCCGGCGCCAACCCGTACCTCACGTACGCCGTACTCCTCGCGGCCGGCCTCAAGGGAATCGAGGAGGGCTACGAACTCCCGGCGGGCGCCGACGACGACGTCTGGGCCCTCTCCGACGCCGAACGCCGCGCCATGGGCATCGAGCCCCTCCCGCAGAACCTCGGCGAGGCGATCTCCCTGATGGAGCGCAGCGAACTGGTCGCGGAAACCCTGGGCGAGCACGTCTTCGACTTCTTCCTGCGCAACAAGAAGCAGGAGTGGGAGGAGTACCGCTCCGAGGTCACCGCCTTCGAACTCCGCAAGATGATGCCGGTGTTGTAG
- a CDS encoding DUF3105 domain-containing protein, translated as MASRTSPDQNDRQARIAEMRRADKARDRRNKIIAITASTAVVAALVGFGSWMLLDQKQKEKDAEATRKAPVSGEQTWDAKKLGRNHVETVVKYEMNPPVGGDHHPRWTNCDGDVYANPLPQVNAVHSLEHGAVWVTYNEKAAKADVDTLAAKVGKTPYTMMSPVKEQAGAIMLSAWGKQLTVEKADDPRVAQFFTKYVQGPQTPEPGAACTNGLADK; from the coding sequence ATGGCCAGCAGGACCTCCCCGGACCAGAACGACCGCCAGGCGCGCATAGCCGAGATGCGTCGGGCGGACAAGGCGCGCGACCGACGCAACAAGATCATCGCGATCACGGCCTCCACGGCCGTCGTGGCGGCGCTCGTGGGCTTCGGCTCGTGGATGCTGCTCGATCAGAAGCAGAAGGAGAAGGACGCCGAGGCGACCCGCAAGGCGCCGGTGAGCGGCGAGCAGACCTGGGACGCGAAGAAGCTGGGTCGCAACCACGTCGAGACGGTCGTGAAGTACGAGATGAACCCGCCGGTCGGCGGCGACCACCACCCCCGCTGGACGAACTGCGACGGTGACGTCTACGCGAACCCGTTGCCGCAGGTGAACGCCGTCCACTCGCTGGAGCACGGCGCCGTCTGGGTGACGTACAACGAGAAGGCCGCCAAGGCCGACGTGGACACGCTCGCCGCGAAGGTCGGAAAGACCCCGTACACGATGATGAGCCCGGTCAAGGAACAGGCCGGCGCGATCATGCTCAGCGCGTGGGGCAAGCAGCTGACGGTGGAGAAGGCGGACGACCCGCGGGTGGCGCAGTTCTTCACCAAGTACGTGCAGGGCCCTCAGACCCCCGAACCGGGCGCGGCCTGCACCAACGGACTGGCCGACAAGTGA
- a CDS encoding DUF305 domain-containing protein produces MNGEHRTYWVSGAAVVLAVLFAVGATVATASGGDGDRDSGTSSRAPALYSPDAGFARDMSVHHQQAVEMSFIVRDRTEDEAVRSLAYDIANTQANQRGMMLGWLDLWGLPKVLADEPPMSWMGTGGSGDAHTGHGGTAGMEGHDMGGHDMGAAKPGALMPGMATKEELTRLGALRGRDAEVLYLQLMTDHHKGGVAMARGCAALCETPAERKLAEGMVEAQQSELTLMADMLKRRGAAPRG; encoded by the coding sequence GTGAACGGCGAGCACCGGACGTACTGGGTGTCCGGTGCGGCCGTCGTCCTCGCCGTGCTGTTCGCGGTGGGCGCCACGGTGGCCACCGCGAGCGGCGGCGACGGCGACCGCGACAGCGGTACGTCCTCCCGCGCGCCGGCGCTGTACTCGCCGGACGCGGGCTTCGCCCGGGACATGTCGGTGCACCACCAGCAGGCGGTGGAGATGTCCTTCATCGTCCGCGACCGCACCGAGGACGAGGCGGTGCGCAGTCTCGCCTACGACATCGCCAACACGCAGGCCAACCAGCGCGGGATGATGCTGGGTTGGTTGGACCTGTGGGGGCTGCCGAAGGTGCTCGCGGACGAGCCGCCGATGTCCTGGATGGGCACCGGGGGATCGGGCGACGCCCATACGGGCCACGGCGGTACGGCCGGCATGGAGGGTCATGACATGGGCGGTCACGACATGGGCGCGGCCAAGCCCGGCGCGCTGATGCCCGGCATGGCCACCAAGGAGGAGCTGACGAGGCTCGGGGCGCTCCGGGGCCGTGACGCGGAGGTGCTGTACCTCCAGCTGATGACCGATCACCACAAGGGCGGGGTCGCCATGGCCCGGGGCTGCGCCGCGCTGTGCGAGACCCCGGCGGAGCGCAAGCTGGCCGAGGGCATGGTCGAGGCGCAGCAGTCGGAGCTCACGCTGATGGCGGACATGCTGAAGCGGCGCGGGGCCGCGCCGCGCGGCTGA
- a CDS encoding CBS domain-containing protein has product MTTAGEIMHPGAQWIPATETLDRAAQLMARLNVGALPISDTEERLCGILTDRDIVVGCVAKGHDPSKITCGDLAQGTPRWIDAGADVSEVLEEMQSHQIKRLPVIREKKLVGMISEADLAKHLSDEQIATWAERVYAGR; this is encoded by the coding sequence ATGACCACCGCCGGCGAGATCATGCACCCCGGGGCCCAGTGGATCCCCGCCACCGAGACCCTGGACCGGGCCGCTCAGCTGATGGCACGGCTCAACGTGGGCGCCCTGCCCATCAGTGACACCGAGGAACGGCTCTGCGGCATCCTGACCGACCGCGACATCGTGGTGGGATGCGTCGCCAAGGGCCACGACCCCTCGAAGATCACGTGCGGCGACCTTGCCCAGGGCACTCCGCGCTGGATCGACGCGGGCGCGGACGTCTCCGAGGTGCTGGAGGAGATGCAGAGCCACCAGATCAAGCGGCTTCCCGTGATCCGCGAGAAGAAGCTGGTCGGCATGATCAGCGAGGCGGATCTGGCGAAGCACCTCTCCGACGAGCAGATCGCGACGTGGGCCGAGCGGGTCTACGCCGGCCGGTAG
- a CDS encoding helix-turn-helix transcriptional regulator, whose translation MDAQDLANLAHLRRARDLIDREYARPLDVPTMARHALMSPAHFSRRFRAAYGETPYSYLMTRRIERAMALLRAGSSVTDACMEVGCTSLGSFSSRFTELVGETPSAYRAREHEAVAAMPACVAKLTTRPTRELPSRNGEAVRDPAP comes from the coding sequence ATGGATGCCCAGGATCTCGCCAACCTCGCGCACCTGCGCCGGGCACGGGATCTGATCGACCGGGAGTACGCCCGTCCTCTCGATGTGCCGACGATGGCCCGGCACGCGCTCATGTCTCCGGCGCACTTCTCGCGCCGGTTCCGCGCGGCGTACGGCGAAACGCCCTACAGCTACCTGATGACCCGCCGCATCGAGCGTGCCATGGCCCTGCTGCGCGCGGGATCGAGCGTCACGGACGCGTGCATGGAGGTCGGCTGTACCTCGCTCGGCTCGTTCAGTTCGCGGTTCACCGAGCTGGTGGGAGAGACCCCGAGCGCGTACCGCGCCCGGGAGCACGAGGCCGTCGCGGCGATGCCGGCGTGCGTGGCGAAACTGACGACGCGGCCGACCCGGGAGCTGCCGAGCAGGAACGGAGAAGCGGTCCGCGACCCGGCGCCCTAG
- a CDS encoding VOC family protein produces the protein MTISLQYCHITVNDVDEALAFYRDALGLKSRNDVASGGFRWVTLGSDDQPDLEIVLSEPHAGRSQADGDALQELLTKGLLPMTVFRAGDLDATFEKLRASGAEVLQEPIDQPWGPRDCAFRDPSGNMVRISQAPEA, from the coding sequence ATGACCATCTCACTCCAGTACTGCCACATCACCGTCAACGACGTGGACGAGGCGCTCGCGTTCTACCGCGACGCCCTCGGCCTGAAGTCGCGCAACGACGTCGCCTCGGGCGGGTTCCGCTGGGTCACCCTCGGCAGCGATGACCAGCCGGACCTGGAGATCGTGCTCTCGGAACCGCACGCGGGCCGCTCCCAGGCCGACGGGGACGCCCTCCAGGAGCTGCTCACCAAGGGGCTCCTGCCGATGACCGTCTTCCGTGCCGGGGACCTCGACGCGACCTTCGAGAAGCTGCGGGCGTCCGGCGCCGAGGTGCTCCAGGAGCCCATCGACCAGCCCTGGGGGCCGCGCGACTGCGCCTTCCGGGACCCCTCGGGGAACATGGTGCGGATCTCGCAGGCCCCCGAGGCGTAA